The segment TCGTAGATCAGGCGATCGAGAACTACCGCGCGCTGGTTCGGATTCCGACCATCTCGCGACTCGGTGACCGTGGAACGAACTGGGCACCTTTCGAGCAATTCCGCGAAGACATCGCCGCTCGCTATCCTCAGTTGCACGGAAGCCTCTCTCTGGAGATCGTGCGCGAACACGCGATGCTTTTCCGCTGGCGCGGGATGACCGACACAGAACCGACAGTCCTGATGGCGCACTATGACGTGGTGCCTGTCGAGGACGAAAGCGCTTGGACCGTTCCTCCCTTTGCAGCGGACATCGTGGACGTCGACGGGGAGCCCCACCTCGTGGCGCGCGGGAGCATCGATGACAAAGCCTCGCTAGCCGGCATCCTCGCAGCGGTGGAGCAAGCCATTATCAGCGGCTTCACACCTCGGTCTGACGTCTACCTCGCGTTCACGCACAATGAGGAAGTTCTCGGCGACGGCACACCGAGCATCGTTCAACTGCTCGAGAAACGAGGGGTGAGGCCGCGCCTTGTCATCGACGAGGGCGGCATCGTGGGCGAGAGCATCCTCGGCCCCGTGAACGCAGACGTCGTGTGCATCGGCGTCAGCGAGAAGGGAACGGGGACGCTGCGCCTATCGCTGTCCGCCCCGGGTGGGCACTCTGCTGTGCCGCCCCTCGAGGAGGCGACGGTGCGGCTGGCCCGCGCAATCGTTGCAATCCACGATCGCGGCATCACCCCACTCCTCAGCGATGTGAACCGGCGGCTCATCCGCACCCTTGGACCCCACGCGCCGGGCCCTGTCGCGGAGGCGGCTCGCCTGCTGGATGCCGGCGACGAAGCCGGAGCGATCGAATCGTTCGCCACGGCGAGCCTCAACGCCCGGGCGATGGTGCACACCATTCCCGTGACCACGGTCGTCTCGGCGGGGATGACGGCCAACGCCATCCCGGAACGCGCATCCGCCCTAGTGAGCTTGCGCATCGCGCCCGGCCATTCGCCGGCGGACGTCGTCGACCGGGTGCGCCAGGTCATCGACGACGACGGAATCGCGATCGAGGTGATCGAGCTCAAAGACGCCTCGCCGGTGTCGCCGTCGGAAGGTGCCGAGTGGGATCTCATCGTGCGGCACATCCACGCCACCTACGGTGACGACGTGCTCGTGGTGCCCTACGTCAACAACGGCGGAACGGACAGCCGCAACTACACGGGCATCAGCGACAGCGTGTACCGCTTCAGCCCGTACCGTATGTCGCTCGCACAGCGCGAGAGCCTGCATGCGATCGACGAGCGCCTACCGATCTCGAGCTTCGTCGAAGGTCTCACCTTCTACACGTCGTTCGTGCGGGATCTGTGAGCATGACGACCGGCGCGAACCTCCTGACGGAGTGCCTCATCGCCGAGGGAGTGCAGGACGTGTTCGGCCTCCCCGGCCTGCAGCTGGACCCCGCGATGTCCGCGCTGCACGACGCCTCCGACCGCATCACCCTTCATCCCGTCGTCCACGAGCAGTCAGCCACCTACATGGCCGACGGCTACGCACGCACCCGCGGCACGCCCGGTGTCGCGATGGTCGTTCCCGGACCCGGCATGCTCAACGCGACCGCCGGTCTGTCCACCGCGTACGCATGCTCCAGCCCCGTGCTCGCCGTCGTCGGCCAGATCCGCTCCGACCTCATCGGTCGGGGGTTCGGCGCTCTGCACGAGATTCCTGACCAGAGCGGCGTGCTGCGCGGACTCACCAAGTGGCATCACCTCGTCCGGCACCCCGACGAGATCCCCGCCGCCGTTCACGAGGCGTTCCGCCAGCTGCGCTCCGGAGTCACGGGGCCCGTGGCGCTCGAGGTGCCGCCCGACGTGCTGCGCATGACCGCGCGCGCGACCCCGCTTGCGGCAGCGACACCGGAGCATCCGCGCCCCGACGCGCGAGTTCTCGCCACCGTGCGCGACCTCGTCGGGCGAGCCGAACGGCCCGCGATCATCGCAGGCGGCGGGGTGCGCGCCGCCCGCGCCGGTGACGACGTCCTGGCCCTCGCGGAGGCGACCGGCGCGCCAATCGTCACGACGCGGAATGGTCGCGGCGCCTTCGACAGCCGGCATCCGCTCGTTCTCGACCCCCTCGCGATGCGGCGGGTGCGCGACGACGCCGACCTCATCCTCGCCCTCGGCACCCGCCTGGGCAGCACCGACGGCGAGCAGGCGGACGTCGGTGAAGGGACGCTTGTCATCGTCGACCTCGATTCCCGCATGTTCGTCCCTCCGCGGCGGCCGGACGTCGCCGTCCTTGCGGATGCGGGAGCCTTCGCCCGCGAGCTGACGGACGCGCTGCGTTCGAGCGGCCACCGGCC is part of the Microbacterium sp. ET2 genome and harbors:
- a CDS encoding thiamine pyrophosphate-binding protein; translation: MTTGANLLTECLIAEGVQDVFGLPGLQLDPAMSALHDASDRITLHPVVHEQSATYMADGYARTRGTPGVAMVVPGPGMLNATAGLSTAYACSSPVLAVVGQIRSDLIGRGFGALHEIPDQSGVLRGLTKWHHLVRHPDEIPAAVHEAFRQLRSGVTGPVALEVPPDVLRMTARATPLAAATPEHPRPDARVLATVRDLVGRAERPAIIAGGGVRAARAGDDVLALAEATGAPIVTTRNGRGAFDSRHPLVLDPLAMRRVRDDADLILALGTRLGSTDGEQADVGEGTLVIVDLDSRMFVPPRRPDVAVLADAGAFARELTDALRSSGHRPTDRRAECDELRDWIGRETARLEPQHAYLRAIREALPSDGVFVSEYTQVGYVASVSFPVHAGGDFISPGYQGTLGYGFATALGAQVGAGDRAVVSVTGDGGFAWTLPELATAKRERIPLVTVVFNDGHYGNVRRMQRDDWDGRYIASTLTNPDFATLADAYGIASVRVHDAPQLQDAVATGLSARAPLLVEAVVGEFPSPWELIDAL
- a CDS encoding M20/M25/M40 family metallo-hydrolase; its protein translation is MRNLVPPLEPDFVDQAIENYRALVRIPTISRLGDRGTNWAPFEQFREDIAARYPQLHGSLSLEIVREHAMLFRWRGMTDTEPTVLMAHYDVVPVEDESAWTVPPFAADIVDVDGEPHLVARGSIDDKASLAGILAAVEQAIISGFTPRSDVYLAFTHNEEVLGDGTPSIVQLLEKRGVRPRLVIDEGGIVGESILGPVNADVVCIGVSEKGTGTLRLSLSAPGGHSAVPPLEEATVRLARAIVAIHDRGITPLLSDVNRRLIRTLGPHAPGPVAEAARLLDAGDEAGAIESFATASLNARAMVHTIPVTTVVSAGMTANAIPERASALVSLRIAPGHSPADVVDRVRQVIDDDGIAIEVIELKDASPVSPSEGAEWDLIVRHIHATYGDDVLVVPYVNNGGTDSRNYTGISDSVYRFSPYRMSLAQRESLHAIDERLPISSFVEGLTFYTSFVRDL